A portion of the Actomonas aquatica genome contains these proteins:
- a CDS encoding Gfo/Idh/MocA family protein has translation MKGPRVAIVGIGGYGRVHLAHLMDFHRRGELTLAAAVVLPQDFNPETQGQLADLGCKRFASIEQLLAAQPQLAIDLAVVPTPIHLHAPMAEALLRAGMHVLLEKPLTGSLAEARRLAQTALDCDRKLTIGFQYLHAPEVRALRKHLQGGAIGTLQRATIIGAWPRPHAYYQRNTWAGRCKSQDKWVLDSPVNNAMSHFVMLMLHLCDCESLEGWQLGGELYRAQDIEMYDTAIFSFTHPNRPRMDFYGTHSAKDLIRPSLRLEGSEGVAEWQQDRFAKLSNADGEWHQEANPESVTREVMLRDIIAHWRGEDAFVCGPHLAMTHVECVWALHASIPTTPISAAFTVQKEEENGPRTYVPGLGEALQTAAHQGVGLHQVGAPWATLPTQSTVSHPEV, from the coding sequence ATGAAAGGCCCCCGCGTCGCCATTGTTGGCATCGGCGGCTACGGCCGCGTGCACCTCGCCCACCTGATGGACTTTCATCGCCGGGGGGAGCTCACGCTCGCTGCGGCCGTGGTTTTGCCTCAGGACTTCAACCCCGAAACCCAGGGCCAGTTGGCTGACCTCGGATGCAAGCGTTTCGCTTCGATCGAGCAGTTGTTGGCCGCGCAACCCCAGCTGGCGATCGATCTCGCGGTGGTGCCTACCCCTATCCATCTGCACGCGCCGATGGCCGAAGCCCTCCTGCGCGCCGGCATGCACGTGCTCTTGGAGAAACCGCTCACCGGTTCCCTGGCCGAGGCCCGGCGCCTCGCCCAAACCGCGCTGGACTGCGATCGCAAGCTCACCATCGGCTTTCAATACCTTCACGCCCCCGAAGTCCGGGCCCTGCGCAAACACCTGCAGGGCGGTGCCATCGGCACCCTGCAGCGCGCCACCATCATCGGCGCGTGGCCGCGTCCCCACGCCTACTACCAACGCAACACCTGGGCCGGGCGCTGCAAATCTCAGGACAAATGGGTGCTGGATTCGCCGGTCAACAACGCCATGTCCCACTTCGTCATGCTCATGCTGCACCTCTGCGACTGCGAATCGCTCGAGGGCTGGCAACTCGGCGGGGAGCTCTATCGCGCCCAAGACATCGAGATGTATGACACCGCCATCTTCAGTTTCACCCATCCCAACCGTCCCCGCATGGATTTCTACGGGACCCATAGCGCCAAGGACCTGATTCGTCCTTCCTTGCGCCTGGAAGGCAGCGAGGGCGTGGCGGAGTGGCAACAGGATCGCTTCGCCAAACTAAGCAACGCCGACGGGGAATGGCACCAGGAGGCCAACCCCGAATCAGTCACCCGCGAAGTCATGCTCCGCGACATCATTGCCCACTGGCGCGGCGAGGACGCGTTCGTCTGCGGTCCACATCTTGCCATGACCCACGTGGAATGCGTTTGGGCCCTTCACGCCAGCATCCCCACCACCCCCATCAGTGCGGCCTTCACCGTGCAAAAGGAGGAGGAAAATGGCCCCCGCACCTACGTCCCGGGTTTGGGTGAGGCATTGCAGACCGCTGCCCATCAGGGGGTCGGCCTGCATCAAGTCGGAGCTCCCTGGGCCACTCTGCCCACGCAATCCACCGTCTCTCACCCCGAGGTCTGA
- a CDS encoding 5-deoxy-glucuronate isomerase codes for MPKNRTVNSSSCRVPAPASSTAQRFPLGHTAIVTPGSKRRDPAETNMDFGILRLRRGQRHSETCTVESVFVLLHGEIRFRDAAQEHLASRASLFDEDPSTYHCGAGTELELKAGTGGAELAVIRSSKSAPLPTRFTPASAVDSEDRGAGLVQGACRRCVRTIFDYNTRPDSDLVVGEVVNYPGRWSSYPPHHHAQPEIYHYRFTDPRGYGHAELGDDVLKVRHGDTVGIPGGLDHAQVSAPGYGMYYLWVVHHLPRRPYKGFKFTPAHTWLLDAQQQGWQPTLPASR; via the coding sequence ATGCCAAAAAATCGAACAGTTAACTCCTCCTCCTGTCGCGTCCCGGCTCCGGCATCCTCCACCGCCCAACGCTTCCCCCTGGGACATACCGCCATCGTCACCCCGGGAAGCAAACGCCGCGACCCCGCCGAGACCAACATGGACTTCGGCATTCTGCGCCTGCGCCGCGGTCAACGCCACAGCGAGACCTGCACCGTCGAATCCGTTTTTGTGCTCCTGCACGGCGAGATCCGCTTCCGCGATGCCGCGCAGGAACACCTCGCCAGTCGCGCGTCCCTGTTCGACGAGGATCCCTCCACCTACCATTGCGGCGCCGGCACGGAGCTGGAGCTCAAGGCCGGCACCGGCGGCGCGGAGCTCGCCGTCATTCGTTCCTCCAAATCCGCTCCGCTGCCTACCCGCTTTACGCCCGCCTCCGCAGTCGACAGCGAGGATCGTGGAGCCGGCTTGGTGCAGGGAGCCTGCCGCCGCTGTGTGCGCACGATCTTTGACTACAACACCCGTCCGGACTCCGACCTCGTGGTCGGCGAGGTGGTGAACTACCCCGGCCGCTGGTCGAGTTATCCGCCCCACCACCACGCCCAACCGGAAATCTACCACTACCGCTTCACCGACCCGCGCGGCTACGGCCACGCCGAACTCGGCGACGACGTCCTCAAGGTCCGTCACGGCGACACGGTTGGCATTCCCGGTGGCCTCGACCACGCCCAGGTCTCCGCGCCCGGCTACGGCATGTATTATCTCTGGGTGGTGCACCACCTCCCGCGCCGTCCCTACAAGGGATTTAAATTCACCCCCGCTCACACCTGGTTGCTCGATGCACAGCAACAGGGCTGGCAACCGACCCTCCCCGCTTCCCGATGA
- a CDS encoding LacI family DNA-binding transcriptional regulator, with the protein MPRPATIRSLASQLGLSTATISEALRDSERVKPETRERVQRAAREAGYERNPLLGATFSALRRSRHLGFNGTIGLVDVAIDDRTELMLFHQEVVRGATKRAQELGFRTELFWVGRTAPALSVTRLNNVLFARGIPGVIFLPFDQRQDFSRFDFSQIAAVGMDHRLSNPSLHTVQPDHYLSMHHAVAQLTAHGYRRIGLCLEARKDSRVDHKWSAGFLSQFREKPKGPPVPPLIAETLHKGTFTRWFRRYRPDVIVGHGQVVIDWLRALKISVPEDVGFFRINTTERSDPCAGLDLRPHLLGATAVESVVAMLHRREHGIPRYPKSISVDAIWSDGPTIRPERKPRASRTKKKT; encoded by the coding sequence ATGCCCCGCCCCGCCACCATTCGCAGCCTCGCCTCGCAGCTGGGACTCTCCACCGCCACCATCTCCGAAGCCCTCCGCGACAGTGAACGCGTGAAGCCTGAAACCCGCGAACGCGTGCAGCGTGCCGCCCGGGAAGCCGGCTATGAACGCAACCCGCTGTTGGGCGCGACTTTCTCGGCGTTGCGCCGCAGCCGACACCTCGGCTTCAACGGCACCATCGGCTTGGTGGATGTCGCCATCGACGACCGCACGGAGTTGATGTTGTTTCACCAGGAGGTCGTGCGGGGCGCGACCAAACGCGCCCAGGAACTGGGCTTTCGCACCGAGCTTTTTTGGGTCGGTCGCACCGCCCCGGCGCTTTCCGTTACCCGCCTCAACAACGTGCTGTTTGCCCGCGGCATTCCCGGCGTGATTTTTCTGCCTTTTGATCAACGGCAGGACTTCTCGCGCTTCGACTTTTCGCAGATCGCCGCGGTGGGCATGGATCACCGCCTCAGTAACCCCAGTCTGCACACTGTCCAACCTGATCACTACCTCTCCATGCATCACGCGGTGGCACAGTTGACCGCGCATGGTTACCGGCGCATCGGTCTCTGTCTCGAGGCCCGCAAGGACAGCCGCGTCGATCATAAATGGAGCGCGGGTTTTCTTTCCCAGTTTCGCGAAAAACCCAAGGGCCCTCCCGTGCCGCCACTCATCGCCGAAACCTTGCATAAAGGCACCTTCACCCGCTGGTTTCGGCGCTACCGACCCGACGTTATCGTGGGTCACGGGCAGGTCGTGATCGATTGGTTGCGGGCGTTGAAAATCAGCGTGCCCGAAGACGTGGGATTCTTTCGCATTAACACCACAGAACGCTCCGATCCTTGCGCTGGTTTGGACCTGCGCCCGCACCTCCTGGGTGCGACCGCCGTCGAGTCCGTCGTCGCCATGCTGCATCGTCGCGAGCATGGGATACCACGCTATCCCAAGTCGATCTCGGTCGACGCCATTTGGTCGGACGGTCCGACCATCCGACCGGAGCGCAAGCCCCGTGCTTCTCGCACCAAAAAGAAGACCTGA
- the iolD gene encoding 3D-(3,5/4)-trihydroxycyclohexane-1,2-dione acylhydrolase (decyclizing), with the protein MKTIRLTTAAALVRFLEAQYIRRDGQEHRLIQGICGIFGHGNVTGLGQAIEEHASPDLPYYQSRNEQAMVHTATAFAKTKQRLGTLACTSSVGPGATNMVTGAATATVNRLPVLLLPGDIFANRRPAPVLQQLEHPCSQETSVNDCFRPVSRYWDRINRPEQLLTALPEAMRVLADPAETGAVTIALPEDVQAEAYDFPAHFFAKRVYDQYRTVPVAEALAATTDLLRSARAPLIVAGGGVHYADATAELARFATATGIPVAVTQAGKGALLESHALGLGAVGVTGTAAANQIAARADVVIAIGTRLSDFTTASKTQFQHPQVRFVAINTNAMDAAKHGALPLVGDARATLAAWRRRLRGWQVPTTHQRAIARARRAWEKPWQAMTAPGAHGPDGAIYQSEVVRLLNEACDGNSTVVHASGGIPGDIHKLWRGHSATDYHSEYGYSCMGYEIAGALGVKIAAPEREVYAFLGDGSYLMLSQEIVTAVQENKKITVVLVDNHGFGCIHNLQRGCGGRSFGNEFRERSANSRRLDGGVIPIDFAANAASLGARTFTATDRDSIRAALAAAREATETCFIYIPVSTASVMQSFSWWDVPPAEVSALPSVKKARTDYEQARQKQRFHY; encoded by the coding sequence ATGAAGACCATCCGTCTCACCACTGCCGCCGCCCTCGTCCGCTTTTTGGAAGCACAATACATCCGGCGCGACGGCCAGGAACACCGCCTCATCCAAGGCATCTGCGGCATCTTCGGCCACGGCAACGTGACCGGGCTCGGCCAGGCCATCGAGGAACACGCGTCGCCCGATCTGCCCTACTACCAATCGCGCAACGAGCAGGCCATGGTGCACACCGCGACGGCCTTCGCCAAAACCAAACAACGTCTCGGCACCCTCGCCTGCACCTCCTCCGTCGGTCCCGGCGCGACCAACATGGTGACCGGCGCCGCCACCGCCACCGTCAACCGCCTGCCAGTGCTGCTTCTGCCCGGCGACATCTTTGCCAACCGTCGCCCCGCCCCGGTTCTGCAACAGCTCGAACACCCGTGCAGCCAGGAAACGAGCGTCAACGACTGTTTCCGTCCCGTCTCGCGCTACTGGGACCGAATCAATCGCCCCGAGCAACTGCTCACCGCCCTGCCCGAGGCCATGCGCGTCCTCGCCGACCCGGCGGAAACCGGCGCTGTGACCATCGCCTTGCCCGAAGATGTGCAGGCCGAAGCCTACGACTTCCCCGCCCACTTCTTTGCCAAACGCGTCTACGACCAGTATCGCACCGTGCCCGTGGCCGAAGCCCTCGCCGCCACCACTGACTTGCTGCGTAGCGCCCGCGCTCCGCTCATCGTCGCCGGCGGTGGCGTGCACTACGCCGACGCCACCGCCGAGCTCGCGCGTTTTGCCACCGCCACTGGCATCCCCGTTGCCGTCACCCAAGCAGGCAAGGGCGCGCTGCTCGAGTCCCACGCCCTCGGCCTCGGCGCCGTCGGCGTCACCGGCACAGCCGCCGCCAACCAAATCGCCGCCCGCGCCGATGTTGTCATCGCGATCGGCACGCGGCTCTCCGATTTCACCACCGCGTCCAAAACCCAGTTCCAGCATCCCCAGGTTCGTTTTGTCGCCATCAACACCAACGCCATGGATGCCGCCAAACACGGCGCGCTGCCACTCGTGGGTGATGCGCGCGCCACGCTCGCCGCCTGGCGTCGCCGCCTGCGCGGCTGGCAGGTGCCCACCACCCACCAGCGCGCCATCGCGCGCGCCCGCCGCGCCTGGGAAAAACCCTGGCAGGCAATGACCGCTCCCGGTGCCCACGGCCCCGACGGAGCCATCTACCAAAGCGAAGTTGTGCGCCTCCTCAACGAGGCGTGCGATGGCAACAGCACCGTTGTCCACGCCTCCGGCGGCATCCCCGGCGACATCCACAAACTCTGGCGCGGCCACTCCGCCACCGACTACCACTCGGAATACGGCTACTCCTGCATGGGCTACGAAATCGCCGGCGCCCTCGGCGTGAAAATCGCCGCGCCGGAACGCGAGGTCTACGCCTTCCTCGGCGACGGCAGTTACCTGATGCTCAGCCAGGAGATCGTCACCGCAGTGCAGGAAAACAAAAAGATCACCGTCGTACTCGTGGACAACCACGGCTTCGGCTGCATCCACAACCTGCAACGCGGCTGTGGCGGGCGCAGTTTCGGCAACGAGTTTCGTGAACGCAGCGCCAACTCCCGCCGCCTCGACGGCGGGGTGATCCCCATCGATTTTGCCGCCAACGCCGCCAGCCTCGGTGCCCGCACCTTCACTGCCACCGACCGCGACTCGATCCGGGCCGCTCTCGCCGCTGCCCGCGAGGCCACGGAAACCTGCTTCATCTACATCCCCGTTTCCACCGCTTCGGTCATGCAGTCGTTCTCCTGGTGGGACGTGCCGCCGGCCGAAGTCTCCGCCCTGCCGTCGGTCAAGAAAGCCCGCACGGACTACGAACAAGCCCGGCAGAAACAACGGTTCCACTACTGA
- the iolE gene encoding myo-inosose-2 dehydratase: protein MSAPLASSSLAACSVGANPIIWSNDDFPDLAGDVPLETILHDMRAAGYAGSELGHAYPASGVDLRTTLAAHELQLIGGWHSTFLATRDLATEEARFHQHLQRLQAAGAQVAIVAECSFCCHGDPDTALGSGDNPQPRLTPDQWSQLIAGLTRLVDIAAATPLRLAYHHHMGTVIQDEASLDRLMQAVPSLQLVLDPGHLAFAGLDPIAVARHYASRIAHVHLKSVRPAIVDRARTEAWSFHRAVKSGVFTIPGDPAGGISFPSLFNVLAAAGYRGWLVVEAEEDPVQVPALPKARAARDYVRQHTGA, encoded by the coding sequence ATGTCTGCCCCCCTCGCTTCCTCTTCCCTCGCCGCCTGCTCGGTCGGCGCCAACCCCATCATCTGGAGCAATGACGACTTCCCGGATCTCGCCGGAGACGTGCCGCTGGAAACCATCCTGCACGACATGCGCGCCGCTGGCTACGCCGGCTCCGAACTGGGTCACGCCTACCCCGCCTCCGGGGTTGACCTGCGCACCACCCTGGCCGCGCACGAGCTGCAGCTGATCGGTGGTTGGCACAGCACCTTCCTCGCCACGCGGGATCTCGCGACCGAAGAGGCCCGCTTTCATCAGCACCTTCAACGCTTGCAAGCCGCCGGAGCCCAGGTGGCCATCGTGGCCGAATGCTCGTTCTGCTGTCATGGCGATCCTGATACAGCCTTGGGAAGTGGCGACAACCCGCAGCCACGCCTGACGCCGGATCAATGGAGCCAACTCATCGCCGGACTCACGCGGCTGGTCGACATCGCCGCCGCGACGCCGCTGCGCCTCGCCTACCATCATCACATGGGCACCGTGATTCAGGACGAGGCCAGCCTCGATCGCCTTATGCAGGCGGTGCCATCGCTGCAGTTGGTGCTGGACCCCGGCCATCTCGCCTTCGCCGGCCTCGACCCCATCGCGGTTGCCCGACACTACGCCTCCCGTATCGCCCACGTGCACCTCAAGAGCGTGCGTCCCGCGATCGTCGACCGCGCCCGCACCGAAGCCTGGTCCTTCCACCGCGCCGTAAAGAGCGGCGTGTTCACCATCCCCGGCGATCCGGCCGGGGGCATCTCCTTTCCCTCGCTCTTCAACGTCCTCGCCGCAGCCGGTTACCGCGGCTGGCTCGTCGTTGAGGCCGAGGAAGATCCCGTGCAGGTGCCCGCGCTGCCCAAAGCCCGCGCGGCCCGCGACTACGTGCGCCAACACACCGGCGCCTGA
- a CDS encoding Gfo/Idh/MocA family oxidoreductase encodes MNAPINIGVVGLGRLGRIYAGHFASRIHHARLVAVTDVQADVTAAVAAETGARACPDFESLVTHPEVDAVVVVTPTRYHHPVVLAAAAAGKAIFCEKPLSLDLAEGEAMRAAVNQHGIFFHLAFMRRFDPGYAAAQRAIATGRIGAPLVFKSSSRDRNPPPLDYLRPENSGGLFIDMGIHDFDLARWFMGDVQSVHSTGGALADPAVAEVGDVDNAFTSLVFASGMLGQVNLSRNGVYGYAIDTEIVGRDGTLRVGYDRETPLQIMSAGHIGHDTVPGFLERFAQAYLIQLQDFVDRLRAGDAPAITCEDGIAAQRIASAATRSLHEDRRITLDQD; translated from the coding sequence ATGAATGCCCCCATCAACATCGGAGTCGTCGGGCTCGGCCGCCTCGGCCGCATCTACGCCGGCCATTTTGCTTCCCGAATCCATCACGCCCGCCTGGTGGCCGTCACCGACGTGCAGGCCGACGTGACCGCTGCGGTCGCCGCCGAAACCGGCGCCCGGGCTTGTCCCGATTTTGAGTCTCTGGTCACCCACCCCGAGGTCGACGCTGTGGTCGTCGTTACCCCCACCCGCTACCATCATCCGGTGGTGCTCGCCGCCGCCGCTGCCGGCAAAGCGATCTTTTGTGAAAAGCCGCTCTCGCTGGATCTCGCGGAGGGTGAAGCCATGCGCGCGGCAGTGAACCAGCACGGCATCTTTTTCCACCTGGCTTTCATGCGCCGTTTCGACCCCGGCTACGCTGCCGCCCAGCGCGCTATCGCCACCGGCCGGATCGGCGCGCCGCTCGTGTTTAAATCCAGTTCCCGCGATCGGAATCCACCACCTCTCGACTACCTGCGCCCCGAAAACAGCGGCGGCTTGTTCATCGACATGGGCATTCACGACTTCGACCTGGCACGCTGGTTTATGGGGGACGTGCAAAGCGTGCACAGCACCGGTGGCGCCCTCGCCGATCCTGCCGTGGCCGAAGTGGGAGACGTCGACAACGCTTTCACCAGCCTGGTGTTTGCCTCCGGCATGCTCGGCCAGGTGAACCTCAGCCGCAACGGTGTCTACGGCTACGCGATCGACACCGAGATCGTGGGCCGCGATGGCACCCTGCGGGTTGGTTACGACCGTGAGACCCCGTTGCAAATCATGTCCGCCGGTCACATCGGCCACGACACCGTGCCCGGCTTCCTCGAACGTTTTGCGCAGGCTTACCTGATTCAGCTGCAGGATTTTGTCGACCGCCTGCGGGCCGGCGATGCCCCGGCCATCACCTGCGAGGACGGCATCGCGGCCCAACGTATCGCATCGGCCGCCACCCGCTCTCTGCACGAAGACCGCCGCATCACGCTGGATCAGGACTGA
- a CDS encoding sodium:solute symporter family protein, with protein sequence MNGIHFLDILVFIAYMVVVIYLGRRSSHGNTSNQEGYFLAGRKLGKVYQFFLNFGNATDANGAVSAASMVYQQGVSGVWLGFQLIFLNPYYWFMNTWFRRVRLVTTADLFEDRLGSRKLASFYAVFQSLAAMFVVIGFGNLVTYKICAALVTKPEVQWTVEERSAVEGHAALHQLEMRLAEGPLGETEAVELAMLRERDARGELRSFVTALQPFSFYLCYTLVVGIYVVAGGMAATAMNEVLQSIIIVAFSVILVPAGLVAIGGFDALRDRVPANMFELVGSNADLQQITGLSLFALFLVAIIQINGIIGNMGISGSAKNEYAARLGAVTGTYAKRLMFILWAFAGLIAVAMFSGADTLADPDLAWGTMSRQLLGPGMLGLMITGVLAANMSTVAAQTVAVSALIVRNVYHPFFPNTTQQGAVRLGRIMVVLALAVGVVAAMMMDSVFSALLLVQTVSVPFGAVVMLMFFWRRLTCVGVWAGLLLAIGLNVVGPLFLSQLDSIRSHPALTVRAEDSMGRPQPIYFESVERPVGRELDGDLEGKGRFHLELVIVNAIGFDVEKMSSSGRFAARFFFNAISPFIFLIAVSLLTRPPEKSRVDQFFGRMKTPVGATAQEEDEALAATQRDPHRFDDQKLFPKSSWEFTKWNRVDTIGFVVCCAVSGAIIWLFQILLDLAAGA encoded by the coding sequence ATGAACGGAATCCACTTCCTCGATATCCTCGTTTTCATCGCCTACATGGTGGTGGTCATTTACCTCGGTCGGCGCAGCAGCCACGGCAACACGAGCAATCAGGAAGGGTATTTTTTGGCGGGGCGGAAGCTGGGCAAAGTGTATCAGTTTTTCCTCAACTTCGGCAACGCGACCGACGCCAATGGCGCGGTGAGTGCGGCGAGCATGGTGTATCAGCAAGGTGTGTCGGGCGTGTGGCTGGGGTTTCAGCTCATTTTTCTCAATCCGTATTATTGGTTCATGAACACGTGGTTCCGCCGCGTGCGATTGGTGACCACGGCGGACCTCTTTGAAGACCGACTGGGGAGCCGGAAACTGGCTTCGTTCTACGCCGTGTTTCAGAGCCTCGCGGCGATGTTTGTGGTGATCGGTTTCGGCAATCTGGTGACCTACAAAATCTGTGCCGCGCTGGTGACCAAGCCGGAGGTGCAGTGGACGGTGGAGGAGCGTTCGGCGGTGGAGGGGCATGCCGCGTTGCATCAGTTGGAAATGAGGTTGGCCGAAGGGCCGCTCGGTGAAACGGAGGCGGTGGAATTGGCGATGTTGCGGGAGAGGGATGCCCGCGGGGAACTGCGCAGTTTCGTGACCGCGTTGCAGCCATTTAGTTTTTATCTTTGTTACACCTTGGTTGTAGGCATCTACGTCGTGGCGGGAGGCATGGCGGCGACCGCGATGAACGAGGTCCTGCAAAGTATCATCATCGTGGCGTTTTCAGTGATTCTGGTGCCGGCGGGATTGGTGGCGATTGGTGGATTCGATGCGCTGCGGGACAGGGTGCCGGCCAATATGTTTGAGTTGGTGGGGAGTAATGCAGACCTGCAGCAGATTACAGGCCTGTCGCTGTTTGCGCTCTTCCTCGTCGCGATCATTCAAATCAACGGCATCATCGGAAACATGGGGATCAGCGGTTCGGCCAAGAACGAATACGCCGCGCGCCTGGGGGCAGTGACGGGAACCTACGCCAAGCGTCTGATGTTCATCCTGTGGGCCTTTGCGGGGCTGATCGCCGTGGCGATGTTCTCGGGCGCAGATACTCTGGCGGATCCGGATCTGGCTTGGGGCACGATGTCTCGCCAATTGCTTGGCCCGGGTATGTTGGGGCTGATGATCACCGGTGTGTTGGCGGCAAACATGTCGACGGTTGCCGCGCAGACCGTGGCGGTGTCGGCCTTGATTGTCCGCAATGTTTATCATCCGTTCTTCCCCAATACGACGCAGCAGGGAGCGGTGCGATTGGGGCGGATCATGGTCGTGCTGGCATTGGCCGTGGGCGTGGTGGCGGCGATGATGATGGACAGTGTTTTCTCCGCGCTGCTGTTGGTGCAGACGGTGAGTGTGCCGTTTGGCGCCGTGGTCATGTTGATGTTCTTTTGGCGCCGACTCACCTGCGTGGGCGTGTGGGCGGGGCTCTTGCTCGCCATCGGGCTCAATGTCGTCGGCCCACTCTTCCTTTCGCAGCTTGATTCCATTCGTTCACACCCCGCGTTGACGGTGCGGGCGGAGGATTCGATGGGGCGTCCTCAGCCGATTTATTTTGAGTCGGTGGAGCGCCCAGTCGGCCGGGAGCTCGATGGGGATCTGGAGGGCAAGGGGCGCTTCCATCTGGAATTGGTCATCGTGAATGCGATCGGCTTCGATGTGGAAAAGATGAGTTCCAGCGGACGCTTTGCGGCGCGCTTTTTCTTCAATGCGATATCGCCGTTTATCTTCCTGATCGCAGTGAGTCTCCTGACCCGTCCGCCGGAGAAGTCCCGGGTGGATCAGTTTTTCGGTCGGATGAAGACACCGGTCGGCGCGACGGCGCAGGAAGAGGACGAGGCCTTGGCCGCGACGCAACGGGATCCCCATCGTTTTGATGACCAGAAACTGTTCCCGAAATCCTCGTGGGAATTCACCAAGTGGAATCGCGTCGATACCATTGGTTTTGTGGTCTGCTGCGCCGTCTCCGGAGCCATCATCTGGTTGTTCCAGATCCTGCTCGATCTGGCGGCGGGAGCCTGA
- a CDS encoding SDR family oxidoreductase → MEKSPSLFSLQGRRALVTGSGRGLGFSLARGLARAGAAVVLNDVAEDRLAAGVELLRGEGAAVEGCRFDVTDPLAVQQAIAQLTADGGAIDILVNNAGIHRYAALDTMSLAQWNDVLSVNLTGAFLVAQAVIGGMKRRGGGKIINICSLMSEGSRPTTGNYTAAKGGLKLLTKSMAVEWGAHGVQANGIGPGYILSDMTRHLAADPQFDGWVRSRTPAGRWGTPDDLVGAAVFLASPAADFVNGHVIYVDGGWLAAL, encoded by the coding sequence ATGGAAAAAAGCCCCTCTTTGTTTTCCCTGCAGGGCCGTCGTGCGTTGGTGACCGGTTCGGGTCGCGGTCTGGGTTTCAGTTTGGCGCGCGGTTTGGCGCGGGCGGGCGCCGCGGTGGTGCTGAATGATGTGGCGGAGGACCGTTTGGCCGCTGGCGTGGAGCTCCTGCGCGGGGAAGGTGCCGCGGTCGAAGGTTGCCGGTTTGACGTGACCGATCCGCTCGCCGTGCAGCAGGCCATCGCGCAGCTGACCGCCGACGGCGGCGCCATTGATATCCTGGTGAACAACGCCGGCATTCATCGTTACGCGGCGCTCGACACCATGTCGTTGGCGCAATGGAACGATGTGCTGTCGGTCAATCTGACCGGTGCGTTCCTCGTCGCGCAGGCCGTGATCGGTGGCATGAAGCGGCGCGGCGGCGGCAAGATCATCAATATCTGCTCGCTCATGAGTGAAGGCAGCCGGCCGACGACCGGTAACTACACCGCAGCCAAGGGCGGGTTGAAGCTGCTCACCAAGTCCATGGCGGTGGAGTGGGGGGCACATGGCGTGCAGGCCAACGGGATCGGTCCCGGTTACATCCTGAGTGACATGACACGTCATCTCGCCGCGGATCCGCAATTTGACGGTTGGGTGCGAAGCCGGACGCCGGCTGGTCGATGGGGCACGCCGGATGACCTGGTCGGTGCGGCGGTATTCCTGGCCTCGCCTGCCGCGGATTTCGTGAATGGTCATGTGATCTATGTCGATGGCGGTTGGCTGGCCGCGTTGTAG